In the Arachis ipaensis cultivar K30076 chromosome B04, Araip1.1, whole genome shotgun sequence genome, GGAAAATATAGTCCACGTGTCGTTTTGTTATTTGTCCACGTTCTTAacgtatcggtacgtatgaatttatcattGTACCGAAATAAACACCTTTGATGTATATTGACTTCTGCAATAGAATTAGATGTCacaatgaaaataataataaatattaataataagaTAATGAATAATCGGAAAAACAGGGAGGATATGGTGAGTGCGTGTCTTGTTCCCATTCGAAGTTAATTGTGCAGAGAGATATCGCAAAAGCATGCTTTTGGACAAATCCCCTCCAACACCAAAGCAAAAGAAACTGTGCCTTCTTCCTTGCTTATTATTCTCTTCTCTTCTGACACCAATCCGAAATTGATTCTGAGAGCATCTTGTCTTTTTTATCTGCAAATTAAAGGCACCGATGTGTTTCCCAGGTAAGACATCATTGCTATCTTGTTTTTTGCTCAAATTAAGATTCACTAATGGATCAAGTTAAGTACCTTCTGAAAAAGCATTAGTTAGGTAGAGCTTAGGAGTTAGGTAGTGACTCTGTGGCCCTCTCTCACGATCCCAAGTTAGATCTAAATACAATTCGCATCCATCAAATCAAAATACTACTAGTTTGAAACTACAACTCTTGCTGATTCACTTCAAATGTTTAACCCTTCAGTGGCTTTGTTCTAATCTTAGTAATTTATTCATCACTAGTTGCTACTGAATCACAaccatttataatattttatttattttcattttccaaATAGGTGGTGTGTCTTGACTTGCGTCATTTCGTTTGTAAATCGTACTCAATCTAGCTTGGGAAAGTGGAAGTCATGAACGCTTATGCTCAACTTCATTAGCCCTTTCTAAGAGATATCAACAGCTAGCAGCAAGGATTATAAAATTTTGATCACAAGCCATACAAATAAAAGATGCCACAGGTTGTAAATCCCAGGCAGGGTATTTTGCATACCTATTCCTTTGCCTGTTTCAGAGAGCACTTGAAGGAGCCAGCTGATTCTAGGATTTCCCATGTGGTTTTCAGCTTGTTTTCAAGGCACCATCGCGGGAAACTTTGTCTTGGTGACACAAAAATTAAGCCTTTAAAATTGATGAGGCGCACATTATGCCCTTGTAGTAGAACAGGAGTTGTTGCAGATGAACATCAAGAAGACTTTCCTGATGAAGATGAGGACCTGTGTCCCGTTGATTGTGTAAGGGAATTCACGACGGATGAAGAGTTCTGCAGGATTCTGGACAAGGCTAAAGGAACAGGATCT is a window encoding:
- the LOC107639550 gene encoding thioredoxin-like 4, chloroplastic isoform X1, encoding MPQVVNPRQGILHTYSFACFREHLKEPADSRISHVVFSLFSRHHRGKLCLGDTKIKPLKLMRRTLCPCSRTGVVADEHQEDFPDEDEDLCPVDCVREFTTDEEFCRILDKAKGTGSLVVVDFYRTSCGSCKYIEQGFAKLCKKAGDDEAPVIFLKHNVMDEYDEQSEVAERLRIRAVPLFQFYKDGVLLEAFPTRDKEKIVAAILKYSSLEPQDIVC